A window from Citrus sinensis cultivar Valencia sweet orange chromosome 3, DVS_A1.0, whole genome shotgun sequence encodes these proteins:
- the LOC127901059 gene encoding uncharacterized protein LOC127901059, with the protein MEEIQHKLHKHFPSLPQNALRKIYKARCERLRLLMINGIPSDIRWLIEAKVRLAGEFSGQFVSYMPGFGKSTFAKKRRAKRLGSKCHNCVRLGCKRPDCKSLGMVSDTREDKIKFVKDGMSKESLDDILRSLETHRSGIVQREIYNLWILFQKQSAQLSLGNLTQKDPVCQFIRKLDGKPILDP; encoded by the coding sequence atggaagaaatacaacataaactccataagcattttccctctctccctcagaatgccctcaggaaaatttacaaagctcgttgtgaacgactgcgtttgttaatgatcaatggcattccttctgacattcgttggttaattgaagcaaaggtccgattagcaggtgagttttctggtcaatttgtttcttacatgcctggttttggtaaaagtacgTTTGCTAAGAAAAGGAGAGCTAAACGACTTGGCTCAAAATGTCATAACTGTGTGAGACTTGGTTGCAAACGACCagattgtaaatctttaggaatggtttctgatactcgtgaagataaaattaaattcgttaaagatggcatgagtaaagaatcgttggatgatatcttacgatctcttgagacgCATCGAAGCGGAATTGTGCAACGTGAGATTTACAATTTGTGGATACTATTCCAAAAACAAAGTGCACAGTTaagtcttgggaatctgactcaaaaagaccctgtttgccagtttataagaaaactggatgggaagccgatcctcgacccatag
- the LOC127901058 gene encoding probable cytokinin riboside 5'-monophosphate phosphoribohydrolase LOGL10: MASSSSKQFKNICVLSGFHYGKYKEFVQAAVDLGRVIAERKLHLVYGGGERGLSRLVSEAVFTRGSQVLGIIPKPMKPLVCMSGPPIGEELVVSSMQERISEMMNHADAFIFLPGDLATFEALITFASWAHLNIHQKPIGLLNVNNFYDGLLTFINHAIKNHFVPHSVKKLFISASTANELLDLLQAYTPEPDPQTVALNWSTNDGNGNSSSNKKCDLDLTLRL, from the coding sequence ATGGCATCATCTTCgagtaaacaattcaaaaatatttgtgtgctttctgggttTCACTATGGAAAGTACAAAGAGTTCGTTCAGGCAGCtgtagatcttggtcgtgtcatagcagagaggaaactgcatcttgtatatggaggaggtgaacgagggttatcaagacttgtctcagaagctgtttttaccagaggaagccaagtactCGGCATTATCCCAAAACCCATGAAACCGCTAGTGTGCATGTCTGGCCCaccaattggagaagaattagtggtatcaagtatgcaagagagaatatctgaaatgatgaatcatgctgatgcttttattttcttgccaggagatcttgcaacttttgaggcactaattacatttgcatcttgggcccacttgaacattcatcaaaaacccatcggtttgttaaatgttaataatttttatgacggcttgctaacttttattaaccatgcaataaagaatcattttgttccacattctgtaaaaaaactctttatctctgcttctactgctaatgagttacttgatcttttgcaaGCTTATACACCAGAGCCAGATCCACAGACTGTTGCACTGAATTGGTCGACTAATGACGGTaacggtaacagtagcagtaaTAAGAAGTGCgatttagatttaactctccgtttgtaa